In a genomic window of Saccharomyces kudriavzevii IFO 1802 strain IFO1802 genome assembly, chromosome: 2:
- the SKDI02G3680 gene encoding uncharacterized protein (similar to Saccharomyces cerevisiae YBR259W; ancestral locus Anc_1.344) — protein sequence MSNQEAVVKYKDVISHLATSDLRQVVIRSEKLAQLIAGSKAPVHYERKISNGKTVIYKCIKKALFSSVTSISSRFSSDTDISQFLHLDYEYQTHFQALSGQIKKYCGVKKYYELKFAVIDNFGTEVQTNGFTLLTFWVTSFDEFVRRGQRNASNKEADFQRFYKLMVEYSSWKWASNNKRQHQFMCQFRTKLKEGLARFYESFDFQKSSDPLGELIKPWERAAYVAGHIDAFTGEQIRIYGAELFWKFRNLVFSSISSVVLRLSDLQNIHNTFQPYGKERFVQDFARIRSLKWNKDDTVVRLIHALVLNDMFPYFSPEQVGTMGHGVHFLRLLRKNFQENIIDVKDFHVQVMKYLNSQFKNDYNFLVASPKIPDRSQSLKMAPHTLNDNNKIQVLLSVTGEYTHFVDNEESLQQHMLYPRIYTNEQTPISDASTMFDSHQIYAVVSLLRYYLPENTKFFQVYYLPSIFKRILYYGTKFPHLYTMENCLERQVLESLTALEPSLVYAINNLVRFSMESLKNVSLISVHKTPSSVILLPQKEFKSLCEVNRSLNEPFWPNGWFANSWPDLANKQLEAGQILHDAFAFHLFEIELPIIIANTSNTHLKLVSNMCTTSILYLYNEADSLPLTTIQEKLAVLPASKRSEILLNNLSRLTKMRLLLLKEGKDGQKVYTFNFNYKNTGQSTSTMRVI from the coding sequence ATGTCAAATCAGGAGGCAGTCGTAAAATATAAGGATGTTATAAGTCATCTAGCAACCAGTGATCTAAGACAGGTGGTTATAAGATCCGAAAAACTGGCTCAGCTCATTGCAGGTTCAAAAGCTCCTGTACACTATGAGCGCAAGATCTCAAATGGTAAAACGGTCATATATAAATGCATCAAAAAGGCACTGTTTTCCAGTGTCACGTCTATTTCTTCTCGGTTTTCCTCAGACACTGATATTTCACAATTTCTCCATCTAGATTACGAATATCAGACTCATTTTCAAGCTTTGAGTGGACAGATCAAGAAATACTGCGGCGTGAAGAAGTACTACGAGTTAAAGTTTGCCGTGATTGATAATTTCGGGACTGAAGTGCAAACCAACGGCTTCACATTGTTAACATTTTGGGTGACCTCTTTTGATGAGTTTGTTAGGAGAGGGCAAAGGAACGCTTCGAATAAAGAGGCCGACTTTCAACGCTTTTATAAACTAATGGTGGAATACTCATCTTGGAAATGGGcttcaaataataaaagacAACACCAGTTCATGTGTCAATTCCGAACTAAGCTAAAGGAAGGTCTGGCGAGATTTTACGAAAGTTTCGATTTTCAGAAGTCCAGCGATCCGTTAGGAGAATTGATTAAGCCTTGGGAAAGAGCTGCGTATGTCGCTGGACACATAGATGCATTTACTGGAGAGCAAATTAGAATTTACGGTGCTGAATTATTCTGGAAATTTAGAAATCTTGTGTTCTCTTCCATTTCCTCTGTCGTTCTTAGATTGAGTGACCTTCAAAATATACACAATACATTTCAACCTTACGGGAAGGAAAGGTTCGTTCAAGATTTTGCCCGCATACGATCTTTAAAATGGAATAAGGATGATACCGTTGTAAGATTGATTCATGCCTTGGTTCTTAATGATATGTTTCCTTATTTTAGTCCGGAACAGGTGGGAACAATGGGACATGGAGTCCATTTCTTGCGCTTGTtaaggaaaaatttccaagaGAATATAATCGACGTTAAAGATTTTCATGTTCAGGTGATGAAGTACCTAAACTCTCAATTTAAAAACGATTACAATTTCTTGGTGGCATCGCCAAAGATTCCAGATCGAAGCCAAAGCCTGAAAATGGCTCCTCACACCTTGAATGACAATAACAAAATACAAGTGCTACTTTCTGTTACAGGTGAATATACACATTTCGTggataatgaagaatctTTGCAGCAGCACATGTTATACCCTAGGATTTACACAAATGAGCAAACTCCTATATCAGATGCATCTACTATGTTTGATTCTCATCAGATATATGCTGTAGTATCACTATTGCGATATTATTTACCTGAGAATACAAAGTTCTTCCAGGTCTACTATCTGCCGagtattttcaaaaggatTCTATATTATGGTACCAAGTTTCCTCACTTATATACCATGGAAAATTGCCTAGAACGACAGGTTCTGGAATCCCTTACAGCACTAGAGCCCTCGTTGGTTTATGCGATAAATAATCTCGTTAGATTCAGCATGGAATCACTAAAGAATGTATCGCTAATAAGTGTTCACAAAACCCCTTCAAGCGTTATTCTTTTACCTCAAAAAGAATTCAAGTCGCTTTGTGAAGTAAACAGGAGCTTGAACGAACCCTTTTGGCCCAACGGATGGTTTGCGAATAGTTGGCCAGATTTAGCGAATAAACAATTGGAAGCAGGTCAAATTTTGCATGACGCATTTGCCTTTCATCTTTTTGAGATTGAGCTACCAATTATCATCGCTAACACAAGTAATACTCATTTGAAGCTTGTTTCCAACATGTGTACCACCAGCATattatacttatataatGAAGCTGACTCCTTACCATTAACCactattcaagaaaagctAGCTGTTTTACCAGCAAGCAAACGGAGTGAAATCCTGTTAAACAATTTAAGTAGATTAACAAAAATGAGGCTACTACTATTGAAAGAGGGCAAAGACGGGCAAAAAGTCTACACATTTAATTTCAATTACAAGAATACTGGTCAAAGCACGTCGACAATGAGGGTTATCTAA
- the RGD1 gene encoding GTPase-activating protein RGD1 (similar to Saccharomyces cerevisiae RGD1 (YBR260C); ancestral locus Anc_1.342), with amino-acid sequence MEETARKSADTVLSAKSSQDSGADDLARLFNTPEIEKVLNSDVAINALLSRLKQSLLTCEEFMKFIRKKYVFEEEHVQELSKQYKHFFNVDGSTNSSLKKMIHEVLGFDGKMAQVKQSYITALQKMYSEINSLLLTMTKLRKTVKENSKRLEKDVSDAIHSAEKAQSRYNSLCQDWDKLRMTDPTKTKLTLRGSKTTKEQEEELLRKIDNADLEYKQKVDHSNSLRNTFITKERPRIVQELKDLILEVDTAMTIQLQKYTIWTENLVLNTGVTISPLDSTKSMKSFARSVSNERDLYSFLNKYNQTGKHSLLINKNLIPVSYKKHPSMNHGQKTKGPPKFAVDPSRNSIPKRMISTHNDSPFLSSNNNANAANPNSMTPSFNTNKQLPPTMTPSLSSANTAMSPSSSIITSDTTSSITKTLDPGNKSPQIPEELINSLDSDRPISHIQTNNNMPPGVQKNFKTFGVPLESLIEFEQDMVPAIVRQCIYVIDKFGLDQEGIYRKSANVLDVSKIKEEIDKDPANISMILPSKPHSDSDIYLVGSLLKTFFASLPDSVLPKALSSEIKVSLQIEDPTTRKNYMHGLIYNLPDAQYWTLRALVFHLKRVLAHEARNRMNLRALCIIWGPTIAPANLDDANDVNFQIMAMEVLLEVSDQAFEPE; translated from the coding sequence ATGGAAGAAACCGCGAGGAAATCAGCTGATACTGTATTAAGTGCGAAATCGTCGCAAGATAGTGGTGCTGATGATTTGGCGCGTCTTTTCAATACGCCAGAGATCGAGAAGGTGCTAAATTCCGATGTGGCAATTAATGCTTTGTTGAGTCGTTTAAAGCAGTCGCTGTTGACCTGCGAAGAGTTTATGAAATTTATTAGGAAGAAATACgtgtttgaagaagaacacgTCCAAGAACTATCTAAACAGTAcaagcattttttcaacgtTGACGGTTCTACCAATTcgtctttgaaaaagatgattCATGAAGTGTTGGGATTTGATGGGAAGATGGCCCAGGTGAAGCAAAGCTACATCACTGCCTTACAGAAGATGTACTCGGAGATCAATAGTCTCTTATTAACAATGACTAAACTGAGGAAAACAGTAAAGGAAAACAGCAAAAGGTTAGAAAAGGATGTCTCTGATGCTATACATAGCGCAGAAAAGGCTCAGTCTCGCTACAATTCGTTATGTCAGGATTGGGACAAACTAAGAATGACAGACCCTACAAAGACAAAGTTGACCCTGAGGGGTTCTAAGACCACGaaagagcaagaagaagaattgtTAAGGAAAATTGATAATGCCGATCTGGAATATAAGCAAAAGGTAGACCATTCTAACTCCCTAAGAAACACGTTTATAACGAAGGAGAGACCGAGAATTGTTCAAGAACTGAAAGATTTAATCTTGGAGGTCGACACAGCGATGACCATCCAATTACAGAAATACACGATATGGACAGAAAATCTGGTTCTAAATACAGGTGTTACAATAAGCCCATTAGACTCCACCAAGTCCATGAAATCATTTGCCCGGTCTGTTTCGAACGAACGTGATCTTTACAGTTTCTTGAACAAATATAATCAAACTGGGAAACATTCCCTATTGATTAACAAAAACTTGATCCCTGTATCTTATAAAAAGCATCCATCAATGAACCATGGCCAGAAAACTAAGGGTCCTCCAAAATTTGCCGTAGATCCCTCCAGGAATTCTATCCCGAAAAGAATGATATCTACCCACAATGACTCACCATTTTTGAgcagtaataataatgcCAATGCCGCAAATCCTAACAGTATGACGCCGTCTTTTAATACCAACAAACAACTGCCACCTACTATGACCCCATCCCTCTCGTCCGCTAACACCGCTATGTCACCGTCTTCTTCCATTATAACAAGCGACACTACATCATCTATAACAAAGACCTTGGACCCTGGCAACAAGAGTCCACAGATCCCGGAAGAGCTAATTAACTCTCTAGATTCAGATCGTCCAATTTCTCATATTCAAACGAATAACAATATGCCACCCGGTGTCcaaaaaaactttaaaacATTTGGTGTGCCGCTAGAGTCACTGATAGAATTCGAGCAAGATATGGTTCCCGCGATAGTGCGTCAGTGTATCTACGTCATCGATAAATTCGGTCTTGATCAAGAAGGCATCTATAGAAAGTCAGCGAATGTACTGGATGTCAGTAAGataaaggaagaaatcGATAAGGATCCTGCTAATATCTCTATGATCTTACCGTCAAAGCCGCATTCAGACTCGGATATATATTTGGTAGGATCATTGCTAAAGACATTTTTCGCATCATTGCCTGACAGTGTATTACCAAAGGCATTATCTTCAGAGATTAAAGTTTCTTTACAAATTGAAGATCCGAcgacaagaaaaaattacatGCATGGGCTAATATATAATCTGCCGGATGCACAATACTGGACGTTAAGGGCCCTGGTCtttcatttgaaaagagtttTAGCACATGAAGCTCGAAATAGAATGAACTTAAGGGCCCTTTGTATAATTTGGGGCCCCACAATCGCGCCTGCAAATCTAGATGATGCTAATGATgtcaattttcaaataatggCAATGGAAGTGTTATTGGAAGTTTCGGATCAAGCTTTCGAACCTGAATGA
- the TAE1 gene encoding N-terminal protein methyltransferase (similar to Saccharomyces cerevisiae TAE1 (YBR261C); ancestral locus Anc_1.341), whose amino-acid sequence MDVPADAHINYEDAIDYWTDVEATVDGVLGGYGEGTVVPTMDVLGSNHFLRKLKSRMLPQENNVKYAADIGAGIGRVSKTMLHKHAAKIDLVEPVKPFVEQMHTELAELKHKDQVGQIYEVGMQDWTPDAGKYWLIWCQWCVGHLPDAEFVAFLKRCVEGLQPNGTIVVKENNTPTDTDDFDETDSSVTRSDAKFKQLFDEAGLKLIASERQRGLPRELYPVRMYALKPASD is encoded by the coding sequence ATGGATGTTCCTGCAGACGCCCACATCAACTATGAAGACGCCATCGACTATTGGACAGATGTGGAGGCCACCGTAGACGGTGTCCTAGGTGGATACGGGGAAGGAACGGTAGTGCCCACGATGGATGTGCTAGGGTCCAATCATTTCCTGCGTAAACTAAAATCTAGGATGCTCCCTCAAGAGAACAACGTGAAGTATGCTGCAGACATCGGCGCAGGGATTGGACGTGTAAGCAAAACTATGCTTCACAAGCATGCCGCCAAGATCGACCTTGTGGAACCGGTGAAGCCATTTGTCGAGCAAATGCACACTGAACTGGCTGAACTGAAGCACAAGGACCAAGTTGGACAGATATACGAGGTGGGAATGCAAGACTGGACGCCTGACGCCGGCAAGTACTGGTTAATCTGGTGTCAATGGTGCGTGGGACACTTACCAGACGCAGAATTCGTTGCGTTCTTGAAGAGGTGCGTTGAAGGTCTGCAACCAAACGGGACAATCGtagtgaaagaaaataacacACCTACAGACACCGATGATTTCGACGAGACAGACTCCTCGGTTACAAGATCAGACGCTAAATTCAAGCAACTTTTTGATGAAGCCGGCCTAAAGCTTATTGCCAGTGAAAGACAACGTGGGTTGCCAAGAGAGCTGTACCCAGTGAGAATGTACGCACTCAAGCCCGCCTCCGACTAG
- the MIC12 gene encoding Mic12p (similar to Saccharomyces cerevisiae AIM5 (YBR262C); ancestral locus Anc_1.340) → MSRVGSLIRSLKWTLSVGAIGSVIYLYRFSNNGYFYDHDATWLKQDHQIQDLMDRKEVAPGGAKNRKQVVMNDGTAWTRTVGESMKDIWNEQIRKSVSWIYSWGKN, encoded by the coding sequence ATGTCGAGAGTGGGTTCATTAATCAGGTCCTTGAAGTGGACTCTTTCTGTGGGAGCCATCGGCTCTGTCATTTATCTCTACAGGTTCAGCAACAACGGCTACTTTTACGATCACGATGCTACATGGTTAAAGCAAGACCACCAAATACAAGACCTGATGGACAGGAAAGAAGTGGCGCCTGGAGGGGCCAAGAACCGCAAACAAGTTGTGATGAATGACGGCACCGCATGGACTAGGACCGTGGGTGAGAGCATGAAGGATATATGGAACGAACAGATAAGAAAGTCAGTCAGTTGGATCTATTCCTGGGGGAAGAATTAG
- the SHM1 gene encoding glycine hydroxymethyltransferase SHM1 (similar to Saccharomyces cerevisiae SHM1 (YBR263W); ancestral locus Anc_1.339), translating into MLPRVFVLAKSMATVQSRGLLTSAAQSLVSKPVSEGDPEMFDILQQERYRQKHSITLIPSENFTSKAVMDLLGSELQNKYSEGYPGERYYGGNEIIDKSESLCQARALELYGLDPAKWGVNVQPLSGAPANLYVYSAIMNIGERLMGLDLPDGGHLSHGYQLKSGTPISFISKYFQSMPYHVDHTTGLIDYENLQVLAKAFRPKVIVAGTSAYSRLINYARFKEISQECGAYLVSDMAHISGLVAADVVPSPFEFSDIVTTTTHKSLRGPRGAMIFFRKGIKSVTKKGKEIPYELEKKINFSVFPGHQGGPHNHTIGAMAVALKQAMSPEFKEYQQKIVDNSKWFAQELSKMGYKLVSGGTDNHLIVIDLSGTQVDGARVETILSALNIAANKNTIPGDKSALFPSGLRIGTPAMTTRGFGREEFSQVARYIDSAVKLAENLKTSEPTTKLDARSRLNEFKKLCNESGEVANLSEEISNWVGQYPVPGEA; encoded by the coding sequence ATGTTGCCTAGAGTCTTCGTATTGGCCAAATCAATGGCTACCGTCCAAAGTCGTGGGCTACTCACCAGTGCTGCGCAATCGCTGGTCTCGAAACCGGTTTCCGAAGGAGATCCGGAGATGTTTGACATCTTGCAACAAGAACGTTACAGACAAAAACACTCTATCACGCTGATTCCGTCCGAGAACTTCACCTCAAAGGCCGTGATGGATCTGCTGGGTTCTGAATTGCAAAACAAGTACTCTGAAGGCTATCCAGGCGAAAGATACTACGGTGGTAACGAAATCATCGATAAGTCCGAGTCCTTGTGCCAAGCAAGAGCTTTGGAACTGTACGGGTTAGACCCTGCCAAGTGGGGGGTTAATGTCCAACCATTGAGCGGGGCTCCTGCCAATTTGTACGTCTATTCCGCTATCATGAACATCGGTGAAAGGCTAATGGGATTGGATTTGCCCGATGGTGGCCACTTGTCTCATGGATACCAATTGAAGTCAGGAACACCCATCTCTTTCATATCCAAGTACTTCCAAAGTATGCCCTACCATGTTGACCACACGACTGGGTTGATCGATTACGAGAACTTGCAAGTGTTGGCCAAGGCATTCAGACCAAAAGTCATCGTTGCCGGTACTTCTGCATACTCGAGACTAATAAATTACGCcagattcaaagaaatctcTCAAGAATGCGGCGCTTACCTGGTGAGCGACATGGCACACATCTCCGGCCTTGTGGCAGCCGATGTTGTTCCATCTCCATTTGAGTTCTCCGACATTGTCACCACAACCACTCATAAGTCTCTAAGAGGCCCAAGAGGTGCCatgattttcttcagaaaGGGCATCAAATCCGTTACCAAGAAGGGCAAAGAAATTCCATACGagttggaaaagaaaatcaacttcTCCGTGTTCCCAGGCCATCAAGGTGGTCCTCATAACCACACCATCGGTGCAATGGCCGTGGCGCTGAAGCAAGCCATGTCCCCTGAATTCAAGGAATACCAACAAAAGATTGTTGATAACAGTAAATGGTTTGCTCAGGAGCTATCCAAGATGGGCTACAAGTTGGTTTCTGGCGGTACCGATAACCACTTGATCGTCATTGACTTGTCCGGTACTCAAGTGGATGGTGCACGTGTGGAAACCATCTTGAGTGCCTTGAATATAGCGGCTAACAAGAACACCATCCCAGGTGACAAAAGCGCTCTTTTCCCATCTGGTTTAAGAATAGGTACCCCAGCAATGACTACCAGGGGATTTGGCCGTGAAGAGTTCTCTCAAGTTGCCAGATACATTGACTCTGCCGTCAAACTGGCtgaaaacttgaaaacaTCGGAACCAACAACAAAACTGGACGCAAGATCAAGGCTCAACGAGTTCAAGAAGTTGTGTAATGAATCTGGTGAGGTCGCCAACTTGTCTGAAGAGATTTCCAATTGGGTGGGCCAATACCCTGTCCCGGGCGAAGCTTAA
- the YPT10 gene encoding Rab family GTPase YPT10 (similar to Saccharomyces cerevisiae YPT10 (YBR264C); ancestral locus Anc_1.338) produces MEATIKVVLLGDSSVGKTSIVTRLKSGKFLAKHAATIGAAFVTKTIEVPCGDAAIEKRIHMEIWDTAGQERYKSLVPMYYRDANIALLVFELGDTASLRCAMTWFQDLQDRAQETQVILVGNKYDLVGEERSKEVDIPAELQGLPYVPVSAKTGYNFGALNDIVIRLVPEDQFKTLSKDNEQNNRLEINKKGSRGSCIC; encoded by the coding sequence ATGGAAGCAACCATCAAAGTGGTATTGCTGGGAGATTCGTCGGTGGGGAAGACCAGCATAGTTACTAGGCTCAAATCTGGCAAATTTCTGGCAAAACATGCAGCTACGATAGGTGCAGCGTTCGTCACGAAGACGATCGAAGTTCCTTGTGGAGACGCAGCTATAGAGAAGCGTATTCATATGGAAATATGGGACACAGCGGGCCAAGAGCGGTATAAGTCGTTAGTGCCGATGTATTACAGGGACGCCAATATTGCCCTGCTCGTGTTTGAATTGGGTGATACGGCTAGTCTACGGTGTGCAATGACATGGTTCCAAGATTTGCAAGACCGTGCGCAGGAAACCCAAGTCATCCTCGTCGGCAATAAGTACGATTTGGTCGGCGAGGAGCGTTCGAAGGAAGTGGATATACCGGCGGAGTTGCAAGGTCTACCGTACGTCCCTGTCAGTGCGAAGACAGGGTACAATTTCGGTGCGCTGAATGACATAGTAATCAGATTGGTTCCTGAAGATCAATTCAAGACGCTATCAAAGGACAATGAGCAGAACAATAGATTAGAAATAAACAAGAAAGGCAGCCGTGGCAGTTGCATATGTTGA
- the TSC10 gene encoding 3-dehydrosphinganine reductase (similar to Saccharomyces cerevisiae TSC10 (YBR265W); ancestral locus Anc_1.315) — MKYTLEDQVVLITGGSQGLGKEFAKKYYNEAENTKIIVVSRSEAKLLDTCNEIRLEAHLRKETIDEGQVQHKLAAPLDPEQRLFYYPCDLSCYESVECLFDVLRDLDLLPTQTLCCAGGSVPKLFRGLSGNELSQGMDINYKTTLNVAHQVALAEQTREHHLIIFSSVTALYPFVGYSQYAPAKAAMKSLVAILRQELTNFRISCVYPGNFESEGFTLEQVTKPEITKLIEGPSDAIPCKQACDIIAKSLAGGHDDVFTDFVGWMIMGMDLGLTVKKSRFVALQWVFGVLSNILVVPFYMFGCSWYIRKWFRENDGKKAN, encoded by the coding sequence ATGAAATACACTTTAGAAGACCAAGTCGTGCTAATCACTGGTGGCTCGCAAGGTCTGGGGAAAGAATTTGCGAAAAAATACTACAATGAGGCTGAAAACACAAAAATCATTGTCGTCAGTAGGTCGGAGGCCAAATTGCTCGATACATGCAATGAGATTAGGCTTGAAGCTCACTTGAGAAAGGAGACTATAGACGAGGGCCAGGTGCAACACAAATTGGCCGCGCCATTGGACCCTGAGCAGCGGTTGTTTTACTACCCATGCGACTTGTCTTGCTACGAGTCCGTGGAATGCTTGTTCGACGTCTTGAGGGACCTGGATTTGCTTCCCACGCAAACGTTATGCTGCGCAGGTGGGTCTGTTCCCAAGCTATTCCGTGGGTTAAGCGGAAATGAATTGAGCCAAGGCATGGACATTAACTATAAGACAACTTTGAACGTGGCTCACCAGGTGGCTCTTGCTGAACAAACCAGGGAGCACCACCTCATCATATTTTCGAGTGTCACCGCCCTATACCCCTTTGTAGGCTATTCTCAGTATGCCCCCGCAAAAGCTGCTATGAAATCACTCGTAGCGATACTGAGACAAGAACTAACAAACTTCCGTATCAGTTGTGTTTACCCCGGGAACTTCGAGAGCGAAGGCTTCACTCTGGAACAGGTAACCAAACCGGAAATCACGAAGTTGATAGAAGGCCCTTCTGACGCCATTCCATGTAAGCAAGCATGTGATATTATTGCCAAGTCATTGGCCGGAGGCCACGATGATGTCTTTACAGATTTCGTCGGGTGGATGATAATGGGAATGGACCTGGGGCTTACCGTCAAGAAAAGTCGCTTTGTCGCGTTGCAATGGGTTTTCGGTGTCCTATCGAACATCTTGGTCGTGCCCTTCTACATGTTCGGCTGTTCCTGGTATATCAGAAAATGGTTCCGTGAAAACGATGGCAAGAAGGCCAATTGA
- the REI1 gene encoding Rei1p (similar to Saccharomyces cerevisiae REI1 (YBR267W); ancestral locus Anc_1.316), with protein MSSSGVYTCNSCVLTFDASEQQRAHMKSDWHRYNLKRRVAQLPPISFETFDSKVSAAAANTSKAADKEKPITKKELKRREKQVLLEKKKKLLEIARANMLENMQKSQDGETLDISRLSLQEDEGAKEKEQPVTEEPEELNEEEMAERVMQEKLRNRVDIPLDQCLFCEHNKQFKDLEENLEHMFRTHGFYVPEQKYLVDKTGLVKYLSEKIGLGNICIVCNFQGRTLAAARQHMLAKRHCKIPYESEDERLEISEFYDFTSSYGGFHNNTTAGNEDDWEDVESDEAGNDDEDLPQEYLYNDGTELHLPTGIKIGHRSLQRYYKQDLKPEVILTEGQGTLVAAETRSFLPMFDKKGVQAQQRVWQTERFDKKRLDKRSAKFVNNQPYYRDQLLQ; from the coding sequence ATGAGTAGCAGTGGTGTTTATACGTGTAATTCATGTGTGTTGACTTTTGATGCTAGTGAGCAGCAGCGGGCCCACATGAAGTCTGACTGGCATCGCtacaatttgaaaagacgTGTTGCTCAATTACCACCAATATCGTTCGAGACATTTGATTCGAAAGTGTCTGCAGCTGCTGCCAACACTAGTAAGGCGGCCGATAAAGAGAAACCCATTACCAAGAAGGAGTTGAAAAGAAGGGAAAAGCAGGTATTgcttgaaaagaaaaagaagctgTTGGAGATCGCCAGGGCTAATATGTTGGAAAACATGCAAAAGAGTCAAGATGGAGAGACTCTCGACATAAGCAGGCTCTCTTTGcaagaagatgaaggtGCCAAGGAAAAGGAGCAACCCGTCACGGAAGAACCTGAAGAGTTGAACGAGGAAGAAATGGCGGAAAGAGTgatgcaagaaaaattgcgCAATAGAGTGGATATTCCCCTAGACCAATGTTTGTTTTGTGAACATAACAAGCAGTTCAAGGAtctggaagaaaacttGGAACACATGTTCCGGACTCATGGGTTTTATGTCCCAGAGCAAAAGTATCTAGTCGATAAAACCGGGTTGGTTAAGTACTTGTCCGAGAAGATTGGTCTTGGTAACATTTGTATTGTATGCAATTTCCAAGGTAGAACGTTGGCCGCTGCGAGACAACACATGTTGGCGAAGAGACATTGCAAGATCCCCTACGAAAGTGAGGATGAAAGATTGGAAATATCTGAGTTCTACGACTTCACAAGCTCGTACGGAGGCTTCCATAATAACACAACGGCGGGCAACGAGGATGACTGGGAGGATGTGGAGAGCGACGAGGCCGGAAACGACGACGAAGACCTACCACAAGAGTACTTATATAACGACGGTACAGAACTGCATCTACCGACGGGCATCAAGATCGGTCACAGGTCCTTGCAGAGATACTACAAGCAAGACTTGAAGCCCGAAGTGATACTAACCGAGGGCCAAGGCACTCTGGTCGCTGCAGAGACCAGGTCGTTCCTGCCCATGTTCGACAAGAAGGGCGTTCAAGCACAACAGCGTGTCTGGCAGACAGAAAGGTTCGACAAGAAGAGGCTGGACAAGAGAAGTGCCAAGTTCGTAAACAACCAACCTTACTACAGGGACCAACTGCTGCAGTGA
- the MRPL37 gene encoding mitochondrial 54S ribosomal protein mL54 (similar to Saccharomyces cerevisiae MRPL37 (YBR268W); ancestral locus Anc_1.318) translates to MLARSVSYRWISTSRVLYNKQAVKTVVSSCPAGTSLNLNIWKSGKDALALEEKEYPSWLWSVLDNKQDVEHAGQDQEGEALLKRRKNIRKANRQRIKQSNFLSQL, encoded by the coding sequence ATGTTGGCACGCAGTGTGAGCTACAGATGGATATCGACAAGTCGTGTTCTTTACAACAAACAAGCGGTCAAAACAGTGGTGTCGTCGTGTCCTGCTGGAACTTCGCTAAATCTAAACATATGGAAAAGCGGTAAAGATGCACTGGCActcgaagaaaaggagTACCCAAGCTGGTTATGGAGCGTATTGGATAACAAGCAGGACGTCGAACATGCCGGTCAAGACCAGGAAGGGGAAGCTTTattgaagagaagaaaaaatattagaaAGGCAAACAGACAGCGAATCAAGCAGAGCAACTTCCTGAGTCAACTCTGA
- the SDH8 gene encoding Sdh8p (similar to Saccharomyces cerevisiae FMP21 (YBR269C); ancestral locus Anc_1.320) produces the protein MLRAARSTCYRCSRMQALPLFRGGPSYIVVRNITTERIPSPPKLPREEQEEFERLQRVATSQEAIDQYNARATGDPTKESLNSPFLTKNDIGSFSPEFSKTIPEFEGDVNPKTGEIGGPKQDPLRHGDYSFNGRVTDF, from the coding sequence ATGTTACGCGCTGCTAGAAGCACATGTTACCGCTGTTCCCGTATGCAAGCCTTGCCGTTATTCCGTGGAGGACCCTCCTACATAGTGGTTCGAAACATTACCACTGAAAGAATCCCCAGTCCTCCTAAGCTGCCAAGAGAAGAACAGGAGGAGTTCGAGAGACTGCAGAGGGTTGCCACGTCGCAAGAGGCAATAGACCAGTACAATGCACGTGCCACGGGAGATCCCACAAAAGAGAGCCTGAACTCGCCCTTTTTGACGAAGAACGACATTGGATCATTCTCACCTGAATTTTCCAAGACAATACCTGAATTCGAAGGCGATGTCAACCCCAAGACTGGTGAAATTGGGGGACCCAAGCAGGATCCCTTAAGACACGGAGACTATTCATTCAATGGAAGGGTCACTGATTTTTAG